One genomic segment of Hymenobacter psoromatis includes these proteins:
- a CDS encoding metallophosphoesterase — translation MTLLLRLLFCLSLLAALPLTAAAQLEELGEAGESDVNPLNPKPNYRGKALGWEKNLPPDSSRLRYSVFLIGDVGSPISAGRGGEPSLNLMRREMLHAGRNSATIFLGDNIYNQGMPPEDAYDRKTAESRLNEQLDILRGYKGEKYMTPGNHDWIQGSKDGLAQVVREQVYAEHYLAQDSAAFSYTGDFMVPRDGCPGPYEIRLRDDLVMIALNSQWFLTEQQNRPYGDACGADTEDEVYAQLEEIIKRNKDKHILIVTHHPLYSDGIHGGYFTFADHVFPLSIVAKYAFLPLPGIGSIYPLARKYGGISQDLAYPAYQDYKKNLLAIFAKYPNIIYANGHEHNLQYFEDEGARAHFITSGSGCKTQHVKDGPGGGALFSDKEKGFARLNYYADGQVWVEYVIPTDSDHGKTAHLAYRQRVYKTLDRGPAAAKTGGPGAPISPLQPDPGPVQGTRAPAGLAQTRKGNQSQDALDRAASRAALTAAEDSLKRAQPTGAPVVTSTEKRPDYRNSTVTVAVDPSYNQHGKFHNWLLGSHYRAEWATPVTFPVLDIQTAEGGLIPYKMGGGKQTASLKVRNEAGRYFSVRGIDKDPAAVLPEGFRTGLALAVLQDQVSAQHPYAAFVLPPLATAAGILHLNPHYVYVPNDPALGQYREKFANTPAALEEDAKGSQSQDASLGFATKLVSTDKMLENLLDDNDNQVDQAAFARSRLFDMWIGDWDRHEDQWRWAQHKNEDGDKTYTAVPEDRDIAFFKGDGVLPTLASKKFGVRNLQNFGYDYGDYKGLNQTGLSNDRLYLSAVTRAEWIKQAKIMQAQLPDSVIEKAFAERWPKQIYALHGAEIVAKLKSRRALLPDVAGKYADLLARTVEVRGSQKNEQFTVTRLPHHQTRVLVQKISKQGKLSKVLYDRTFDRKTDEIRLYGISGHDVYTLTGDQRQGHKIRIVGGTGRDTITDDSRVAGVRHRTQIYDADTGNVILNRRGEARLRLEPGVEVSRYDHPHRFDLKDYRLNYTGPALFLGYNIDDGLLIGGGVTHRRYAFRREPFASEQTLEANYAPARQAYNLRYMGQFTSVFGGKTDLHVAAQFYGPQLLYNFFGIGNNTQNYAVEHEDRPTNRSVNRDYRVRFDRLYLAPTLERKLFTFGKVGFGPQLDRFRVQESPIGAVIADSINAAGGAYQNERFGIRRSDFQINTYLGGLFYLDFGAQSTPKDPRIGIKWHNEAQYNFQLGTNGLRYGRLATELKAYLTPNFPFRLTYAGRVGYQHNIGDYRFYQANTLGGTTNLRGYRRTRFAGRDALYGNFEARLHLFKFNAYLFPGTFGIMGLTDAGRVYSGNDTRTGLAAFHTGFGGGAFVNILDQAVINATYSVGEECLVFVGFDFLF, via the coding sequence ATGACGCTACTGCTACGCCTGTTGTTCTGCCTGAGCCTGCTTGCCGCCCTACCCCTGACCGCCGCCGCGCAGCTGGAGGAATTGGGCGAGGCCGGCGAGTCCGACGTCAACCCCCTCAACCCCAAGCCGAATTACCGGGGCAAGGCCCTGGGTTGGGAAAAAAATCTGCCGCCCGATTCCAGCCGCCTGCGCTACTCAGTGTTTCTGATTGGCGACGTGGGCAGCCCCATTTCGGCCGGCCGGGGCGGCGAGCCGTCGCTCAATCTCATGCGGCGCGAGATGCTGCACGCCGGCCGCAATAGCGCCACCATCTTCCTGGGCGATAATATTTATAACCAGGGCATGCCGCCCGAGGATGCCTACGACCGCAAAACGGCCGAGAGCCGCCTCAATGAGCAGCTGGATATCTTGCGAGGCTACAAAGGGGAGAAGTACATGACACCCGGCAACCACGACTGGATTCAGGGCTCGAAGGACGGGCTGGCGCAGGTGGTACGCGAGCAGGTGTACGCCGAGCATTACCTGGCCCAGGATTCGGCGGCCTTCTCCTACACCGGCGACTTTATGGTGCCGCGCGACGGCTGCCCCGGCCCCTACGAAATCCGGCTGCGCGACGACCTGGTAATGATTGCCCTCAACTCGCAGTGGTTCCTCACCGAGCAGCAAAACCGGCCCTACGGCGACGCCTGCGGGGCCGATACGGAGGACGAGGTGTACGCGCAGCTGGAAGAAATCATCAAGCGCAACAAGGATAAGCACATCCTCATCGTGACGCACCACCCGCTGTACTCGGATGGTATTCACGGCGGGTACTTCACGTTCGCCGACCACGTATTTCCCCTCAGCATAGTGGCTAAATACGCCTTTTTGCCGCTGCCGGGCATTGGCTCCATTTATCCGCTGGCGCGCAAGTACGGTGGCATTTCGCAGGATTTGGCCTACCCCGCCTACCAGGATTACAAGAAAAACCTACTGGCCATTTTTGCCAAGTACCCGAATATTATTTACGCCAACGGGCACGAGCACAACTTGCAATACTTTGAGGATGAGGGTGCGCGGGCGCACTTCATCACCAGCGGCTCGGGCTGCAAAACGCAGCACGTGAAGGACGGGCCGGGCGGCGGGGCCCTGTTCTCGGACAAGGAAAAGGGCTTTGCCCGGCTGAACTACTACGCCGACGGCCAGGTGTGGGTCGAGTACGTAATTCCCACCGACAGCGACCACGGCAAAACTGCCCATCTGGCCTACCGCCAGCGCGTGTACAAGACCCTGGACCGCGGCCCGGCCGCCGCCAAGACTGGCGGCCCCGGCGCGCCCATCAGCCCTTTGCAGCCCGACCCCGGCCCGGTGCAGGGCACCCGCGCCCCGGCCGGCCTGGCCCAGACCCGCAAGGGCAACCAAAGCCAGGATGCCCTGGACCGGGCCGCTTCGCGGGCCGCCCTGACCGCCGCCGAAGATTCCCTGAAACGCGCCCAGCCCACCGGCGCGCCCGTGGTAACCTCGACCGAAAAGCGGCCCGACTACCGCAACAGCACCGTGACCGTGGCCGTGGACCCGAGCTACAACCAGCACGGTAAGTTTCACAACTGGCTGCTGGGTAGTCACTACCGCGCCGAGTGGGCGACGCCGGTGACCTTCCCGGTGCTCGATATCCAGACTGCGGAGGGCGGCCTCATTCCGTATAAAATGGGCGGCGGCAAGCAAACTGCCTCGCTAAAAGTGCGCAACGAGGCGGGCCGCTACTTCAGCGTGCGCGGCATCGACAAAGACCCCGCGGCCGTGCTGCCCGAGGGCTTCCGCACCGGCCTGGCACTGGCCGTGCTTCAGGACCAGGTGTCGGCGCAGCACCCCTACGCGGCGTTCGTGCTACCCCCCTTGGCCACGGCGGCGGGCATTTTGCACCTGAACCCGCACTACGTGTACGTGCCCAACGACCCGGCCCTGGGCCAGTACCGCGAGAAATTTGCCAACACGCCCGCCGCCCTCGAAGAAGATGCTAAGGGCAGCCAGAGCCAGGATGCCTCGCTGGGCTTCGCCACCAAGCTGGTGAGCACCGATAAGATGCTCGAAAACCTGCTCGACGACAACGACAACCAGGTAGACCAGGCGGCGTTTGCGCGCTCGCGGCTGTTTGATATGTGGATTGGCGACTGGGACCGCCACGAGGACCAGTGGCGCTGGGCGCAGCACAAGAACGAGGACGGCGACAAGACCTACACCGCCGTGCCGGAGGACCGCGACATTGCCTTTTTCAAGGGTGATGGCGTGCTGCCGACGCTGGCCTCCAAGAAGTTCGGGGTGCGCAACTTGCAGAATTTCGGCTACGACTACGGCGACTACAAGGGCCTCAACCAGACCGGGCTGAGCAACGACCGGCTGTACCTGAGCGCCGTGACTCGCGCGGAGTGGATAAAGCAGGCCAAAATCATGCAGGCCCAGCTCCCGGATTCGGTGATTGAAAAAGCCTTCGCCGAGCGCTGGCCCAAGCAGATATACGCCCTGCACGGGGCCGAAATCGTGGCCAAGCTCAAGAGCCGCCGCGCCCTGCTGCCCGACGTGGCCGGCAAGTACGCCGACCTGCTGGCCCGCACCGTGGAGGTGCGCGGCTCGCAGAAGAACGAGCAGTTTACCGTGACGCGCCTACCCCACCACCAGACGCGGGTGCTGGTGCAGAAAATCAGCAAACAGGGTAAGCTGAGCAAGGTGCTCTACGACCGCACCTTCGACCGCAAGACGGACGAGATTCGCCTCTACGGCATCAGTGGGCACGACGTGTACACGCTGACCGGCGACCAGCGCCAGGGCCACAAAATCCGGATTGTCGGCGGCACGGGGCGCGATACTATCACCGACGACTCCAGGGTGGCGGGCGTGCGCCACCGCACCCAGATTTACGATGCCGACACGGGCAACGTTATCCTGAACCGGCGCGGTGAGGCCCGCCTGCGCCTGGAGCCGGGGGTAGAGGTGAGTCGCTACGACCACCCGCACCGCTTCGACCTCAAAGACTACCGCCTCAATTACACCGGGCCGGCGCTCTTTTTGGGGTATAATATTGACGATGGCCTGCTAATTGGGGGTGGCGTGACGCACCGACGCTACGCCTTCCGGCGCGAGCCTTTTGCCTCGGAGCAGACGCTGGAAGCCAACTACGCCCCCGCCCGCCAGGCGTATAACCTGCGCTACATGGGGCAGTTTACGAGCGTGTTCGGGGGCAAAACCGACCTGCACGTGGCGGCGCAGTTCTACGGCCCGCAGCTGCTGTATAACTTCTTCGGCATCGGTAATAATACCCAGAACTACGCCGTGGAGCACGAGGACCGGCCGACAAACCGCTCGGTGAACCGCGACTACCGGGTGCGCTTCGACCGCCTTTACCTGGCCCCGACTTTGGAGCGCAAGCTCTTCACCTTCGGCAAGGTGGGCTTCGGGCCGCAGCTCGACCGCTTCCGGGTGCAGGAGTCGCCCATCGGCGCGGTCATCGCCGATAGCATCAACGCGGCCGGCGGCGCGTACCAGAACGAGCGCTTCGGCATCCGCCGCTCCGATTTTCAGATTAATACCTACCTGGGCGGCCTGTTCTACCTCGACTTCGGGGCGCAGTCCACGCCCAAAGACCCGCGCATCGGCATCAAGTGGCACAACGAGGCGCAGTACAATTTCCAGCTTGGTACTAATGGCCTGCGCTACGGCCGCCTGGCCACCGAGCTAAAGGCGTACCTCACGCCCAACTTCCCCTTCCGCCTCACCTACGCCGGCCGGGTAGGCTACCAGCACAACATCGGCGACTACCGCTTTTACCAGGCCAACACCCTGGGCGGCACCACCAACCTGCGCGGCTACCGCCGCACCCGCTTCGCGGGCCGCGACGCGCTCTACGGCAACTTCGAGGCCCGCCTGCACCTCTTCAAGTTCAATGCCTACCTCTTCCCCGGCACCTTCGGCATCATGGGCCTCACCGACGCGGGCCGCGTGTACTCCGGCAACGATACCCGCACCGGCCTGGCGGCCTTCCACACCGGCTTTGGCGGCGGCGCGTTCGTCAACATCCTCGACCAGGCCGTAATAAACGCCACCTATTCAGTGGGCGAGGAGTGCCTGGTGTTCGTGGGGTTCGACTTCCTGTTTTGA
- a CDS encoding RNA-binding domain-containing protein: MTTPDIIERLLSQPESLNLEFKQARSGLPTDIFESVCAFLNRQGGHLVLGVRNDGTPVGITEEASDALQRDFASLSNNPNKLQPVFLLELQPVRVRGLLLLYVYVPQSSQVHRSGGVVFDRGHEGDFRVLDDTHISQLYARKSGYFSEARIFPFLGASAFKPGLLDRARTLIRSYRPDHPWLALEDKELLRSAGLYKTDFLTGEQGYTLAAALLLGRDEVIQDILPHFRIDALVRRHDLDRYDDRLDIRTNLLDAYDQLMAFVAKHLPDSFHLEGAQRVSLREKIFREVVANLLVHREYTNATPARFIIYTDRVEVDNANKPIGHGPINPERFSPFPKNPTIAKFFVQLGRVEELGSGVRNVTRYLKSYRPGARAEFVEEDVFRTIIPVPVSEAAPVPLNRLTVTEPYSKRLLALGLSASVEHRLSIELAYFLAGESLTSPQVATRLGVTPRTVYRDFQLLREAGLIETTGTYGYYRLAE; encoded by the coding sequence ATGACCACTCCCGATATAATAGAGCGCCTGCTAAGCCAGCCCGAGAGCCTTAACCTGGAGTTTAAGCAAGCGCGTAGCGGCTTGCCGACTGATATATTTGAAAGTGTCTGCGCCTTTTTGAACCGGCAGGGTGGCCATTTGGTACTTGGCGTGCGCAACGATGGCACGCCGGTAGGGATAACCGAAGAAGCGTCTGACGCGCTCCAGCGTGACTTTGCGTCCCTCAGCAATAATCCAAACAAGCTGCAACCGGTGTTCTTGCTCGAATTGCAACCGGTACGGGTGCGTGGCCTGCTGTTGCTGTACGTGTATGTGCCGCAAAGCTCCCAGGTGCATCGCTCGGGCGGCGTGGTGTTTGACCGCGGGCACGAGGGCGACTTTCGGGTGCTCGACGACACGCACATCAGCCAGCTTTACGCCCGCAAAAGCGGCTACTTTTCGGAGGCGCGCATTTTCCCATTTCTGGGGGCTTCGGCTTTCAAGCCGGGCCTGCTCGACCGGGCGCGCACGCTCATCCGCAGCTACCGGCCCGACCACCCCTGGCTGGCCCTCGAAGACAAAGAGCTACTGCGGAGTGCCGGGCTCTACAAAACCGATTTCCTGACCGGCGAGCAGGGCTACACCCTGGCCGCCGCCCTGCTGCTGGGCCGCGACGAAGTAATTCAGGATATCCTACCCCACTTCCGCATCGATGCCCTCGTGCGCCGCCACGACCTGGACCGCTACGACGACCGGCTCGACATTCGCACCAACCTGCTCGATGCCTACGACCAGCTCATGGCTTTCGTGGCCAAGCACCTGCCCGATTCCTTCCACCTGGAAGGGGCGCAGCGGGTGAGCCTGCGCGAAAAGATATTCCGGGAGGTGGTGGCCAACCTGCTGGTTCACCGCGAGTACACCAACGCCACCCCGGCCCGCTTCATCATCTACACCGACCGCGTGGAGGTCGATAATGCCAACAAGCCCATTGGCCACGGCCCCATCAACCCCGAGCGGTTTTCGCCGTTCCCCAAAAACCCCACTATTGCCAAGTTTTTCGTGCAGCTAGGCCGGGTCGAGGAGCTGGGCTCGGGCGTGCGCAACGTGACGCGCTACCTCAAAAGCTACCGGCCGGGGGCCCGCGCCGAGTTTGTGGAGGAAGATGTTTTCCGCACGATAATTCCCGTGCCGGTGTCCGAGGCCGCCCCGGTGCCGCTCAATCGGCTGACTGTGACGGAGCCGTATTCGAAACGGCTGCTTGCGCTGGGTCTGTCGGCCAGCGTTGAGCACCGATTATCCATAGAGCTAGCCTATTTTTTGGCGGGAGAGTCCCTGACTTCGCCTCAAGTAGCCACGCGCTTAGGTGTCACTCCCCGCACGGTGTATCGGGATTTTCAGCTATTGCGCGAGGCTGGCCTCATCGAGACTACCGGCACCTACGGCTATTACCGCTTGGCTGAGTGA
- a CDS encoding AAA family ATPase, which translates to MITRLTIDNFKRLEHVAFNLTERVVLIGPNNSGKSSILQALTLWEAAVRKWTGRQMPGPGTKITGVVLNRKDLLNLPVPSTRLLWFRQQVRAPTGKTRTTRKVRIQVLVEGITTSTPTIDGSDSSVQVFERAWRCGFEFDFANTESLTCRPLFDEITQTWLLDPAATAERVAYLQPMSGLAVREDYYVPGTINARIGEGKTADVLRNICFGLWRESEEASFYSHLSEEEIRQNGFRESLPGWNYWNQVKAHMKTMFGVELGTPQLIEENGTIELTYREQGNTYDLSSGGRGFLQTLLLLAYLYSAPRQVVLLDEPDAHLEVIRQREIFELLKSVTTALGSQLLIASHSEVVLNEAAGADTVVAVINNQTRTLNEPSQRKYLQKALAEIGWEKYYLATLRGHVLYLEGSTDSQLLLALARRLDHPVADLLPEANIQYVSLNRPAHAIGNFQALKANLPHLRGLALFDRLDTGISPDAPVTVLQWERREIENYFATPTVLRRYAQGTRPDLFSESRVKVMEKAIEQNVAPRYLADLDSTWWHTAKLSDDFLDPVLGYYAQQLKLSTRLFKTNFYELIPFVEPAELDPEVRIKLDMLYDFLQPSPPLTPHTVPPAIDTE; encoded by the coding sequence ATGATTACTCGACTCACTATTGATAATTTTAAGCGACTTGAACATGTTGCCTTTAACCTGACAGAACGAGTAGTTCTTATTGGGCCTAACAACTCAGGCAAGTCGTCCATTTTGCAGGCTCTTACTCTATGGGAAGCCGCAGTCCGAAAGTGGACAGGTCGGCAGATGCCTGGACCGGGTACTAAAATTACTGGGGTAGTGCTTAACAGAAAAGACTTACTTAATCTTCCGGTTCCTTCTACTCGACTTCTCTGGTTTCGCCAGCAAGTGCGTGCTCCTACCGGCAAAACCCGCACTACTCGTAAAGTTCGCATTCAAGTTTTGGTCGAAGGGATTACCACCAGCACCCCAACTATTGATGGTTCTGACAGCTCGGTCCAAGTTTTTGAACGTGCTTGGCGTTGCGGATTTGAATTCGATTTCGCCAATACAGAGTCGCTTACCTGCCGCCCTCTATTTGATGAAATTACCCAAACCTGGCTCCTCGACCCAGCCGCTACCGCTGAGCGCGTAGCCTATTTACAGCCCATGTCGGGTCTGGCCGTTCGTGAAGATTACTACGTGCCAGGTACCATCAATGCCCGTATTGGCGAAGGCAAAACTGCCGATGTACTACGGAACATTTGCTTTGGTCTATGGCGCGAGTCAGAAGAAGCTAGTTTTTATTCGCATCTTTCAGAAGAGGAAATCCGCCAGAATGGCTTCCGCGAGTCTTTACCTGGATGGAACTACTGGAATCAAGTAAAGGCCCATATGAAAACCATGTTCGGCGTAGAGTTAGGGACGCCGCAACTGATTGAAGAAAATGGTACTATTGAGCTTACTTACCGGGAGCAGGGTAATACCTACGACCTAAGTAGCGGCGGGCGCGGCTTTCTACAAACCCTGTTGCTGCTGGCTTATCTTTATTCGGCCCCTCGCCAAGTAGTGCTACTCGATGAACCCGATGCCCACCTAGAAGTCATTCGCCAGCGCGAGATTTTTGAGTTGCTCAAATCTGTGACCACAGCTTTGGGTTCTCAATTGCTCATTGCTAGCCATTCCGAAGTAGTGCTCAATGAAGCTGCTGGGGCCGACACTGTGGTGGCCGTTATAAATAACCAAACTCGAACACTCAACGAACCTAGTCAACGCAAGTACTTGCAGAAGGCACTGGCTGAGATTGGCTGGGAGAAGTATTATCTCGCTACCTTACGTGGCCACGTTCTCTACCTAGAAGGTAGCACCGACAGCCAACTGCTTCTGGCCTTAGCCCGTCGCCTCGACCATCCCGTAGCCGACTTACTGCCCGAGGCCAATATTCAGTATGTTTCCCTCAACCGACCAGCCCACGCAATTGGCAATTTCCAAGCACTAAAAGCCAATTTGCCTCATCTAAGGGGGCTAGCATTGTTTGACCGCCTTGATACAGGAATTTCTCCAGACGCTCCCGTAACCGTACTTCAATGGGAGCGCCGTGAAATCGAGAATTATTTCGCTACCCCTACTGTCTTGCGTCGTTACGCACAAGGCACCCGCCCCGACTTATTCAGTGAAAGCCGGGTGAAAGTGATGGAAAAAGCTATTGAACAGAACGTAGCACCTCGTTACTTAGCGGACCTAGATTCTACTTGGTGGCATACAGCTAAACTCTCGGATGATTTCCTCGACCCAGTGCTGGGTTATTATGCGCAACAATTGAAGTTGTCCACTCGTCTATTCAAGACTAATTTTTATGAGTTGATTCCTTTTGTTGAGCCAGCGGAGCTTGACCCAGAAGTCCGTATCAAACTTGACATGCTTTATGATTTTTTGCAACCTAGTCCACCGCTTACCCCTCACACCGTTCCTCCTGCGATTGACACTGAATGA
- the ppk1 gene encoding polyphosphate kinase 1 has translation MKTLPRDLSWLSFNARVLQEAQCPTVPLLERLKFLAIFSANLDEFFKVRVATLRRLVKLKKKTRAQLPQDRPKRVLAAVLAEMQRQQEEFGRTYREELLPALQVAGIRLVTSEELTETQCAWVKGYFEAKVRDLLSPIILDETLHQLFLKDQAVYLTFYLTEPLEQDKQGKKKADTGRVVVMELPTKRHGGRFVALPGGAGTAADPHLVLFLDDVVRAGAASLFPGFGRVQVNSIKLSRDAELDIEEEVSGDLLTKIKSSLAKRATGYPARLLYDPAVPAPVLQAIKEKTGIADEELVEGSRYHNFRDFFGFPDFGRADLSYPAQPALPAPTLPRTGPLLPALARADHLLHLPYQSFDPVPRLLREAAHDPRVSAISITLYRVAPKSAVAKALLRAVRHGKQVTAVVELKARFDEESNIQWAEKLRRAGAHVILTPPELKCHAKLLLLVRRDEATDVPRHYAYLSTGNFNEATAGLYADHGLFTANEKLTVEVDQVFRYFITGQEPQDLHHLLVAPFTLRSQLLALLAAEMARAKKGEDAYVILKVNSLEDPELIAALYKASRAGVRIELLIRGIGCLLPGEAGLSDTIRQRGLLDRYLEHARIYVFGNGGAEKVYLSSADWMTRNLDRRVEVAFPILDEALRAQVRHLLDLERQDNVKARDFANQLPSPPGPAEPTVRAQEAQYQYLKKLGGRRRAK, from the coding sequence ATGAAAACCCTACCCCGCGACCTTAGTTGGCTGAGCTTTAATGCGCGCGTGCTGCAAGAAGCGCAGTGCCCCACGGTGCCGCTGCTGGAGCGGCTGAAGTTTCTGGCCATCTTCTCGGCCAATCTGGACGAGTTTTTCAAGGTGCGGGTGGCTACCCTGCGGCGGCTGGTCAAGCTCAAGAAGAAGACCCGCGCCCAGCTGCCTCAAGACCGCCCCAAGCGCGTGCTAGCTGCCGTGCTGGCCGAGATGCAGCGTCAGCAGGAGGAATTTGGGCGCACTTATCGGGAAGAGTTACTACCCGCCCTGCAAGTGGCGGGCATTCGGCTGGTGACGTCGGAGGAGCTGACGGAAACCCAATGCGCGTGGGTGAAAGGCTATTTTGAGGCGAAAGTGCGCGACCTGCTTTCACCTATTATATTAGATGAGACCCTGCACCAGCTCTTTTTGAAAGACCAGGCGGTGTACCTCACGTTTTACCTGACCGAGCCACTAGAGCAGGACAAGCAGGGTAAGAAGAAGGCCGATACCGGGCGCGTGGTGGTGATGGAGCTGCCTACCAAGCGCCACGGCGGGCGCTTCGTGGCGCTGCCGGGCGGCGCGGGCACCGCGGCCGACCCGCACCTGGTGCTGTTTCTGGACGATGTGGTGCGGGCCGGGGCCGCCAGCCTGTTTCCGGGTTTCGGGCGGGTGCAGGTCAATTCCATTAAGCTGAGCCGCGATGCCGAGCTGGATATTGAGGAGGAAGTATCGGGCGATTTGCTGACCAAAATCAAGAGCAGCCTGGCCAAGCGCGCCACCGGCTACCCCGCCCGCCTGCTCTACGACCCCGCCGTGCCGGCTCCTGTGCTGCAAGCCATTAAGGAGAAAACCGGTATTGCGGACGAGGAGCTGGTGGAAGGCAGCCGCTACCACAATTTCCGCGACTTTTTTGGCTTCCCCGACTTTGGGCGAGCGGATTTATCGTACCCCGCCCAGCCCGCACTACCGGCCCCTACCCTGCCCCGCACCGGCCCGCTGCTGCCCGCCCTGGCCAGGGCCGACCACCTGCTGCACCTGCCCTACCAGAGCTTCGACCCGGTGCCGCGCCTGCTGCGCGAGGCCGCCCACGACCCACGAGTGAGCGCCATCAGCATCACGCTCTACCGCGTGGCCCCCAAGAGCGCGGTGGCCAAAGCCCTGCTGCGGGCCGTGCGCCACGGCAAGCAAGTCACGGCCGTGGTGGAGCTGAAAGCGCGCTTTGATGAGGAAAGCAATATTCAGTGGGCCGAGAAGCTGCGGCGGGCCGGCGCGCACGTCATCCTCACGCCGCCCGAGTTGAAGTGCCACGCCAAGCTGCTGCTCCTCGTGCGCCGCGACGAGGCCACCGACGTGCCCCGGCACTACGCCTACCTCAGCACCGGCAACTTCAACGAGGCCACCGCCGGCCTCTACGCCGACCACGGCTTATTCACTGCCAATGAGAAGCTTACGGTCGAGGTAGACCAGGTTTTTCGCTACTTTATCACCGGCCAGGAGCCGCAGGATTTGCATCACCTGCTGGTGGCCCCGTTTACACTGCGCTCGCAATTGCTGGCGCTGCTGGCAGCCGAGATGGCCCGCGCCAAAAAGGGCGAGGATGCCTACGTTATTCTGAAAGTGAATTCGCTGGAAGACCCCGAGCTGATTGCCGCGCTCTACAAGGCCAGCCGGGCCGGCGTGCGCATCGAGCTGCTCATCCGGGGCATTGGCTGCCTGCTGCCCGGCGAGGCGGGCCTGAGTGACACCATTCGGCAGCGCGGCCTGCTGGACCGCTACCTGGAGCACGCCCGCATCTACGTATTCGGCAACGGCGGCGCGGAAAAAGTCTACCTTTCCTCCGCCGACTGGATGACCCGCAACCTCGACCGGCGGGTGGAAGTCGCCTTTCCTATCCTGGATGAAGCCCTGCGCGCCCAGGTCCGCCACCTGCTCGACCTGGAGCGCCAGGACAACGTGAAGGCCCGCGACTTTGCCAACCAGCTCCCGAGTCCCCCCGGCCCGGCCGAGCCTACGGTGCGCGCCCAGGAAGCGCAGTATCAGTACCTGAAAAAACTAGGGGGTAGGCGGCGGGCCAAGTAG
- a CDS encoding SixA phosphatase family protein produces MKTLYLMRHAKSSWSFDELSDQERPLNDRGRDDAPRMGQALAARRIRLDRLVSSPAVRAMSTAVLVARELKLPSSSIVVEPTIYQADVATLLAVIRAQPDAAQSVLLTGHNPTITDVANQLSPSPLHGEMPTAAVLCLHFQTDKWADVKPANAEFYFYDYPKNI; encoded by the coding sequence ATGAAAACCTTGTATCTGATGCGCCACGCCAAGTCGAGCTGGAGTTTTGATGAGCTGAGCGACCAGGAGCGCCCGCTCAACGACCGAGGCCGCGACGATGCCCCGCGCATGGGCCAGGCCCTGGCCGCCCGCCGCATCCGGCTCGACCGCCTGGTAAGCTCGCCGGCCGTGCGGGCCATGAGCACCGCCGTGCTGGTGGCCCGCGAGCTGAAGCTTCCCTCGTCCAGCATCGTGGTGGAGCCTACCATTTACCAGGCCGATGTGGCGACGCTGCTGGCCGTCATTCGGGCGCAGCCCGACGCGGCGCAGTCGGTGCTGCTGACCGGCCACAACCCCACCATCACCGACGTGGCCAACCAGCTTTCGCCCTCGCCCCTGCATGGTGAAATGCCCACTGCTGCCGTCCTCTGCCTGCACTTCCAAACCGACAAGTGGGCCGACGTGAAGCCGGCCAACGCTGAATTCTACTTCTACGATTACCCGAAAAACATTTAA
- a CDS encoding SRPBCC family protein yields the protein MNKRLLTYGGVLLGAAAGTVLLLEKNRRRTPTSQLNPAAPVRSRHTVRMEAPAARAWQVLSQVNQWPAWQPEIAYAHLPGPVQNGAQFDWSASGYLPIHSTLHTVEPSVSFGWSGAAFGSFAVHNWQFVSHEGYTEVTAEETMEGWLVRLLRPIMQPALDRANARWLARLKQAAEQGS from the coding sequence ATGAATAAGCGTTTGCTCACCTACGGCGGGGTCCTGCTCGGGGCCGCGGCCGGCACCGTACTGCTGCTCGAAAAAAACCGCCGCCGCACGCCCACCAGCCAGCTCAACCCGGCCGCGCCCGTCCGCAGCCGGCACACCGTGCGCATGGAGGCCCCCGCCGCGCGGGCCTGGCAAGTGCTCAGCCAGGTAAACCAGTGGCCGGCCTGGCAGCCCGAAATCGCATATGCCCACCTGCCCGGCCCCGTGCAAAACGGGGCCCAGTTTGACTGGAGCGCCAGCGGCTACTTGCCCATTCACTCCACGCTGCACACCGTGGAGCCCAGCGTATCGTTCGGCTGGTCGGGGGCGGCCTTCGGGTCGTTTGCGGTGCACAACTGGCAGTTCGTCAGCCACGAGGGCTACACCGAGGTAACCGCCGAAGAAACGATGGAAGGCTGGCTGGTGCGCCTGCTCCGGCCTATTATGCAGCCCGCCCTCGACCGGGCCAATGCCCGCTGGCTGGCGCGCCTCAAGCAAGCTGCCGAGCAGGGCAGCTAG